CCCGGCGCTTTTGAAAGAGATCGCCTCGCTGGAAGCCCAGGGAGTGAAGTTCGAGGGCCGGCTGCATATCAGCGACCGCGCCCACGTCATCCTGCCGTACCACCTGGCCGAGGAACGGCTGACCGAGGAATCGTCCTCGGCGGCCGACCATCTGGGGACCACCCGGCGCGGCATCGGCCCCTGCTACAAGGACAAGGTCGGACGGGTCCACGGCGTCCGGATCGCCGACCTGTACCGTCCCGCCGAATTCCGCGAGCGGCTCAAGCGGATCGTCGACTACAAGAACCGTCTGCTCACCGCCATGCTCCCCGACTTCGAGCCGTTCGACGACGCTCGGGTCGTCGAGGAATACCTGGGATACGCCGAACGTCTCCGCCCGTTCGTCGCCGACGCCACTTCCAAGCTGCACGAGGCGGTCGCCGCCGGTCGCAGGTTGATGTTCGAGGGGGCCCAGGGCTCTTTGCTTGACATCGACCACGGCAGTTTTCCGTATGTGACCAGTTCCAGCAGCAGCGCGGTGGGAACGGCCCCGGGCTCAGGCGTGCCGGCGCGGTACATCGACCGCTGGATCGGCGTGGTCAAGGCGTACACGACCCGCGTCGGCGGCGGTCCGTTCCCGACCGAGCAGGACAACGAGATCGGCGAGCAGATCCGCCGCATCGGCCGCGAGTACGGCACCGTCACGGGCCGCCCTCGGCGCTGCGGATGGTTCGACGCCGTGGCCGTCCGTTACTCGGCCCGCGTCAGCGGCACGACCGAACTGGCCGTCATGCTGCTGGACGTCCTCAGCGGACACAAGGAACTGAACGTCGCCGTCTCCTACGAGAACAACGGCCGCAAGGTCGACGTCCTGCCGGCCTCCTTGGCCGACCTGGAACGCTGCCAACCGGTCTATGAAACGCTCCCCGGCTGGACCGAGGATCTCACCGCCGCGAGGTCATGGGACGACCTGCCGAAGACGGCGCGCGACTACGTCGAATACCTGGGACGGATCGTGGGCGTGCCGGTGTCGATCGTGTCGGTCGGGCCGGACCGCCGCCAGACGATCATGGTCCCTCGGGGCTGAAGACGCTATGAGAGCAGACGACCGCCCTCCGTTGAACATCACCGAGGAAGGCCGCTCGCGGCTGGACTCCTGGGGATTGAAGCCCGAACAACTCCCCCGGCACGTTGCCATCATCATGGATGGCAACGGCCGGTGGGCTCAGAATCGCGGCTTTCCCCGGGTGGTCGGCCATCGCCGAGGCATTCAGAGCGTCCGCGCGATGGTCGAGGAGGGCGTTCGGATCGGGCTGGAACAGCTCACGCTCTACTGCCTGTCGGTCGAGAACTGGAAGCGGCCGGCGCGGGAGCTTCGGTTTCTGATGCGCCTGCTCCGGCACTTCCTCGTCGCCGAGCGGGCCGAGCTGATGGATCAGAACGTGCGCCTTCAGGTCATCGGCCGACGCGACGGTCTGCCGCCTGAGGTGCTGGCTGAGATGGACCGAACCGTCGCCGAGACGGCCGGCAACACCGGGATGATCCTGCGGTTGGCGGTCAACTACGGCGGCCGGACGGAGATCCTCGACGCCGCCCGTCGGATCGCCGAGGAGGCGCGCGACGGCCGCCTCAATCCGGCGACCCTCGACGAGGCCACGTTCGCGTCGTACCTGGAAACCGCCGGCGCGGCCGATCCCGATCTCCTCATCCGCACGGCCGGCGAGATGCGGATCAGCAACTTCCTCCTCTGGCAGGTTTCTTACACGGAACTCTGGGTGACGCCCACGCTCTGGCCCGATTTCCGAGGCGGCGACCTGCTTCAGGCCTGCGTCGACTACGCAGCTCGCACGCGCAAGTTCGGCGGACTGCCGACCTCCTCGCTGGCCGCGGGAACGTCCGCGGGTTAGAGTGGATCGTTCGCCGCCCTCGCCTGAAGGGCCGGCGCTTTCGGAGACCTCTCGCCCCGCTGGTATTCATGCTTCGCACCCGCGTCGTCAGCGGCGTTCTGCTCGTCGCCTCCCTGATTCTGCTTCTTTACATCGACCAGGGGCTCGCCCCCTGGTTCCCGCTTTGGTTCCTGCTGGCGGCGTTCGTCATGGCGGCGGCCGGATGGGAACTGAACGGGTTGATGAAAGAGAGCCCGTCCCGGCCGAACCCTCAGGTTCTGGCCGGCGGCCTGCTGGCGATGCTCGCAGCCAACTGGCTGCCGCACCTGGTTCAGGACTGTCGCACATCCGAGGCGGTCTCGGCGATCGTGACGGAACCAAGCTCGACGGTGGCGGTCCTGGCCTGGCCGTTCCTCAGCTTCACCGTCGTCGTGATGGCGGCCTTCGTCGTCGAGAGCCTCCGGTTCACCCAGCCCGGTCGGTCGGTCGCATCGATCGCGGGGACGATTCTGGTCGTCGCCTACGTGGGAATCCTTGGGACGTTCATGATCCAGATGCGCTGGCTCGACGGCTCCAAGCACGGACTCGTCCCCCTGGCGTTCCTGATCGCCTCGGCGAAGGGAGCCGACACCGGGGCTTACACGGTCGGACGCA
The nucleotide sequence above comes from Paludisphaera rhizosphaerae. Encoded proteins:
- a CDS encoding adenylosuccinate synthase, encoding MGSTCVVGLQWGDEAKGKIVDLLCDEHDVVVRYQGGANAGHTVVHEGVTYKLSLVPTGILREHVQAVIANGVVIHPPALLKEIASLEAQGVKFEGRLHISDRAHVILPYHLAEERLTEESSSAADHLGTTRRGIGPCYKDKVGRVHGVRIADLYRPAEFRERLKRIVDYKNRLLTAMLPDFEPFDDARVVEEYLGYAERLRPFVADATSKLHEAVAAGRRLMFEGAQGSLLDIDHGSFPYVTSSSSSAVGTAPGSGVPARYIDRWIGVVKAYTTRVGGGPFPTEQDNEIGEQIRRIGREYGTVTGRPRRCGWFDAVAVRYSARVSGTTELAVMLLDVLSGHKELNVAVSYENNGRKVDVLPASLADLERCQPVYETLPGWTEDLTAARSWDDLPKTARDYVEYLGRIVGVPVSIVSVGPDRRQTIMVPRG
- a CDS encoding isoprenyl transferase, encoding MRADDRPPLNITEEGRSRLDSWGLKPEQLPRHVAIIMDGNGRWAQNRGFPRVVGHRRGIQSVRAMVEEGVRIGLEQLTLYCLSVENWKRPARELRFLMRLLRHFLVAERAELMDQNVRLQVIGRRDGLPPEVLAEMDRTVAETAGNTGMILRLAVNYGGRTEILDAARRIAEEARDGRLNPATLDEATFASYLETAGAADPDLLIRTAGEMRISNFLLWQVSYTELWVTPTLWPDFRGGDLLQACVDYAARTRKFGGLPTSSLAAGTSAG
- a CDS encoding phosphatidate cytidylyltransferase produces the protein MLRTRVVSGVLLVASLILLLYIDQGLAPWFPLWFLLAAFVMAAAGWELNGLMKESPSRPNPQVLAGGLLAMLAANWLPHLVQDCRTSEAVSAIVTEPSSTVAVLAWPFLSFTVVVMAAFVVESLRFTQPGRSVASIAGTILVVAYVGILGTFMIQMRWLDGSKHGLVPLAFLIASAKGADTGAYTVGRIAGRRKLWPAISPNKTVEGALGGLAFATIAAVLVEAFARRLPVDALGWAGAAFFGLTIGVIGQLGDLMESLIKRDCQRKDASAVVPGFGGVLDVLDSLLFAAPVAYGIWAWLGP